The following is a genomic window from Schistocerca cancellata isolate TAMUIC-IGC-003103 chromosome 8, iqSchCanc2.1, whole genome shotgun sequence.
CTACTCCTCCAACAGATACGTCACTATCATATTCAGTTTTAACATCGTACATACCTTGGAACAcgaattgtttttgttgttgtggttgttgttgttgtcgtggtcttcagctctaagactggtttgatgcaggtttccatgctgatctatcctgtgcaaacttattgaattccgagcaactactgcaacttacatccttctgaatctgcttactgcattcatctccctgtctcctacgatttttacctcccatgcttccctgcagtactaaattggcgatcgctttgtgcctcagaatgtgtactaccagccgatcctttcttctagtcaggtttcgccacaaatttctcttctccacatttctactcagtgcctcctcatttggtacgtgatctacccatctaatcttcagcattcttctgtagcaccacatttcaaaagctcctattctctccttgtctaaactgttcagcgtccatgtttcacttccatattggCAGCACGccaaacaaataatttcagaaatgacctcctaactcttaaatctatattcgaagttaatatatttcttttcttctgtttctcttgcCACTGCAAGTTTACACTTTATATTCTCTCTCCTTtggtcattatcagttattttgttgcccaaatagcaaaactaatgttATACTACAAGTGACTTGGTTCCTAATCGaactccctcagaatcacctgatttaattcaactgcattccctCATCCTTGTTTTGTTTATGTTGATATCATCTTGCATCCTCGTTTTAACTATGTCcattccttcaactgctcttccaagtcctttgctttctgacagaattacaacgtcatttcttctccctggactttatttttctttagtttcctttactacttgctcagtatacaggttgaGTAAcctcagggatagactacaactctgtctcactgccttcgcaactactgtttctctttcatgcctcTCAAATCTtaaaactgctgtctggtttctgtacaaattgtaaatagcctttcgccccctgtattttaccgctgaatttgaaagagagtattccagtcaacactgtcaaaagctttctcctaagtctacaaatgctataaacgtaggttttcctttccttagccCATgagaagtcgtagtgtcagtactgcTTTACATGTTCCCACATTTCCCCAgaccaaactgatattccctgaggtcggtttcttccagttttcccatacttctgtaaataatttatattttgtaagcgtgacttattaaactgatagttccgtatttttcacgtctgtcagcacatgctttctttggaattggaagtattatattcttcttgaagtccgagggtatttcgcctgtctcatacatcttgctctccaggtggaagagttttgtcatggctggctctcccaaggctatcagtagttttaacggATGTTGtttactccggaggccttgtttcgacttaagtctatCAGCGCTCTGTCAGATtcatcatgcagtatcatatctcccatttaatctacgtcctcttccatttccataatatttgacTCAAGTACATATCTCTTGTAAAGACAGTATATATACTTCTTCCACTTCTCTGCTTCCCCTTCTTAGCTTAGGTCTGGtcttccagctgagctcttgatattcacacagatggttctcttttctccaaaggtctctttacctgccctgtaggcagtatctatcttgtccctagtgatatatgcttctagatctttacatttgtcctctagcctgcttatccattcctgcttaaccatgaTCAAGCATTCCCTGTCCGTACTTGTTGCGTCGAGACATCAACAGACATGTCACCAACCGGGTCAACGCTGATCCAGGCTCATTTATCGTTGTGTCCTGATTGTCGACATCTTAATTTAGATTAAATATTTTGACTGGAATTTTAAGATCGATTTTTTCAAAGACCCTTGACAGTATGAAGAATTAAAACACTGTCCTGTCACTAATGATGCTTCTATGAGCTTGGCATTTctacatttataaatttttttctctgtCTATTGGTGCATTGAAGTCGCCTAACAGTAGTATTGTAAAATCATCTAATTTTGTTTCAGGATGAGTCAAGAGATGGTCTACTTGGGTTACTATCTATTGAAGGGCGCATTTCATAGTTTCTGTCACAAATTTCAGTCAGTTTCTCTACAGGTTCAGGAATATCTCTAATGGTGGTTTTCAAGTCTGAGATCCCGTCAGTTATGGTTTCTAGATCAGCTTGCCAGTCGTTGGTCACGTGACTAGCATTCTCGGTTTTTAACAGTTCAGTCTTTTGACCTCGCCTGTTGTTTCCACAAGATGATGGGATAAGCTACTTTTTTGTTAGCTATACTCTCTACTTTTTGTAAAATCAACGTAATAGGGTCTCTTATGACATTAAAAGGTTCAGCAATAGTTTCGTCCATAGCCGGAGACGTAATTTCACTCTATCatgttcttttaaattttcagCTGCGAATGCACCCTCTGGTACCCGATTATACTGAGTCCCTGGATGCGAAGAAGCCGCTATTCTGAAGCGCTGTCGGGTAATTACCACACTAACATGCAATGCGGCTTTTCGAGTCTAGTACTTACCACCTGTATCCTTTACTAGGATACAGGTTGgttggctgcttttcgaggagctctttgcggtgtgggggagtagccatgtatgtgaaaaacggcatcgcatttgagtcaattgatgtttcaaagtactgcactgaaaaggtgtttgaatgttgtggaggtgtggttaaatttaacggagctaaacttgtaactgttgttatttatagatccccagactccgatttcacaacatttttgctaaagctagaggaggttcttggttcactttataggaaatacaaaaagttagttatatgtggtgacttcaatattaattgtataagtgattgtgcaaggaagaggatgctggtagacctctttaattcatataatcttatgaaaaccgtattctttccaacgagagtgcaagggaacagtagaacaaccatagacaacatttttgttcattcctcattactagaaggcattctgttagcaaaaaggtgaatggcctttcagatcatgatgcgcaatttttaactttaaaagatttttatgctgcaacacgtgttaaatatagtcatcagctgttcaggaaagctgatccagttgctgtagagacctttgtaaaccttataaaggaacaagagtggcaagatgtttatagcgctaatacagtagacgataaatataatgcttttctcaagacttttctcatgctctttgaaagttgctttccgttagaacgtttaaaacagggtactagcacaaacaggcagcctgggtggctgactagagggataagaatatcttgtagaacaaagtggcaattatatcaaaacattagaaacaggtaaaatctaaatgcagcagcccgttacaaacagtattgtaaggtgcttaaaatgttattaggaaggcaaaaagtatgtggtatgcagatagaataggtaagtctcaggataaaattaaaaccatatggtcagtcgtaaaggaagtggctggtctgcagagaccgGTCGAGGATATaggatcagtgcgtagtgggaatgtccgtgttactgataagtcgcatatatgtaaagtatttaataatcactttctgagtatagcaggtgaactaaataaaaaCCTAGTCCCAActgggaatcatatagcgctcttagaaaaaagtgttccgagactgttacctgaaatgcttctccatgatactgacaagagggagatttagttaataattaaatcactaaagaccaagaactctcatggatatgacggggtatctagcagaatactgaagtgttgttctatgtatgttagcccagttctcagccatatctgtaacttttcctttaggagtggtcggtttcctgaccgattaaagtactcggtagtgaagccactttataaaaagggagacattgataacgtcgacaattttagacctatttctatgccatcggtgtttgctaaagttatcgagaaggttgtatatacaaggttactggagcatttaaattcacataatttgctgtcaaatgttcagtttggttttagaaatggtttaacaactgaaaatgctatattctcttttctctgtgagattttggacggattaaataaaaggttgcgaacgctaggtgttttctttgatttaacgaaggcttttgactgtgttgaccacaaaatattactgcagaagttggaccattatggagtaaggggagtagcttacaattggttcgcctcttactttaagaacagaaagcagagggtaattctccgcaatattgagagtggtagtgatgttcagtcccaatggggcactattaagtggggtgttccccaagggtcggtgctggggccactgctgtttcttatttatataaatgatatgccttctagtattacaggtgattcaaaaatatttctgtttgctgatgacaccagcttgatagtgaaggatcttgtgtgtagtattgaaacagtaacaaataatatagttcatgaaataagttcgtggcttgtggaaaataatttgatgctaaatcagactcagtttttacagtttctaactcacaattcaacaagaaccgatattttgatcagacagaatgggcatgttataagcgagacggaacagttcaaattcctaggcgttcggatagatagtaagctgttgtggaaagcccatgtccaggatcttgttcagaagctaaatgctgctttatttaccattagaacagtatctgaaataagtgacagtttaacacgaaaagtagtctacttcgcatattttcatacgcttatgtcgtatggtattattttttggggtaattcttctgattcaaaaagtgtacttttggctcaaaaacgggctgttcgagctatatgtggtgtaagttcgagaacctcttgtcgacccctattcaatagtctgggaaatctgacattgccctcacagtatatattttctttaatgtcgtttgttgttagcaatattagcagctttcactcagttaatactaggcagaaatcaaatctgcatgtagaatgcacttccttgactcttgtgcagaaaggagtgcagtattctgctgcatccattttcaataagctaccacaagaactcaaaaatcttagcagtagcccaaactcttttaagtgtaaactgaagagtttcctcatggctcactccttctattctgtcgaggagctcctggaagagctaaaaaattaagcaaattccagtgttacattgttgattgtcttcatttaaacttacgacttgtcacctgaatatgttttttttatatttcattttatctgtttctaatatcgtgttataatttcatatattgactcgttccatgaccatggagacttctccttaatttggtcccacggaacaataaataaataaataaaataaaaagtgcagTAATTGTTCACTCGATTCACAGATGACATTTACGTGCAGCTCATCAGCGCAGATAAACaaactttctttcatttaaaaattagcACGGATCACTACGTCAAGCTACACGCCTACGTATTTCCTCCATCTTGTGACTCTTTTACAAAACGTAACAGCAATTACATAATAACTACAAAGTTTGCAATTGAAGAAAGCAGAACTAGCCGGAATGAGTGGTATATCGTCTTTCATCGTATTGTAGCCACTAAAAATGATTTCCAAAGAATTGATTAATTATATTATGTCCTTATGGTATATGCATTCAATTAATATCGTTGTACATCTCTTTGCATTCTATGAAAAAGAAACAAACGGTCATGGAACATAGGTATTTTGAAACAAAATTACATATACTGCATATTAAAGGTGTACTTCGATAGTCCTACGAGGTGTTGTTTAATTCTAGAGAAGAATCGTGACTGACAGGAAATATATGTTTCGCGAAAAACTGGCTTAGTTTCTTAATCTTCGCGTTCCTGTCAGCTTTGAAGCTCTCAAGAGCATGTATATTGGTCGCAATATCAAATCGGACTTCCTGAATTATACAGCAAGCAGATCCTGGATAAGTACTGCAGTTCGCATCTACCTCGGTGAGATGGCCGTAATGGCGGCTAAGAGAAAAATGCCCAAAATGGGGTATTACCATTCATACTGCAAGACCCACCTACATTTCGTTACAGAAGCTGTTACCAACATAAAGAGTGACATTAGTATAAAAGAAAGACCATAACACAATGTTTGGACAAAAAATAAGTGATTATTTTCACTTATATAAATTGGTATTACTATATACTTCCTAACACTGCCAGGCCAGAAGGAGGAAAGGTGAAGAGGGAAGTGACAGGTGAAGGATGTCAAACCAAAGACGAATATTAATTTTACAAAGATCGTCCTATCACTCACTCTATACCTCCTACATTTAACTAATACCATTTTTATGATTTTGGATTGTAAATCCAAAAGTACTTTGCTTATTGTACATAACATATTCGGTAGCCATACTGTTATGTCttatcgaaaaataaaaataaattccattTAAACGACAAAGTAGCGGGAAcattctattgtgtgtgtgtgtaaactgccAATACGTGTACAAAAGCTATAAGTGTTAGTATCTCCATCGCTTCATCTCTGTTGTTTGTATAGAAACTGATAGACAAGAAATGAATAAACTCTTAGCCAGAAGAAAGTTGCTGGCCGATAACTTGTTCAGACAGCGCAATTTCGTGGTTCTCTGTCATAGACGGTTTTTTCATCCTTGACTGTAGCCACGGAGTAGCCAGATTTGTGACCTTTTTTAGATGCATCACTCTACTTTGCTATTTCATTCTGTTCTGATTTAAAATAacagaaacaatattttaaatatacAGTATGGAGGTATCTTTCCTATACTATTTACTTGATAAGCAAGCGTACTCTCCAAATAATAGATATGCAGAAGTGGAAAGTCACTACTGGCGTGTTCTGTCAAGCTATATGATAGGAAATGTTGCAAGGGTGACACCCTCTCGAACAGTACTCTAAGGAAGCTTCATGCGTGCTACATAAGTATTTGTAGTTCCTCTGTATTATCTAAAGTTACACCAGAATTGAGAGGAATGTCAGCTCAGATCCCTATAGAGTCATACCTGTACATAAAACGCTGGCGTAGACATTTAAGTTGATATTGAGAATATTACTGGTTCAACAATTTGTAGAATGTAGCACGTTTCCTGTGTCTAGATACTGCAGACCACTTTTTCAGTACCCTTTATGGTAAACATAAATTTACACTCGAGTGCACTTCAGTGTTTTGTAATAGCTCTCTCTTATTATATTTATGACTACAGCAAATTCACTCACAGGAGATAATTACTTGCGTGTTTTAGGCGGCCAGGAGGTGGAGCTGGGATACATCGAAGTTCCCGGAGACGAGCTGCCTCCAGCTCCATGCCACGAGAGACGTCTGGATGAGGAGTCCTTCGACTTTGGAAGCTCCAGGGTCGTCTTGCGGCGCCAAGACAGGGCGGGCCGTTGTTTTGAAGGCCGGCTGACGATTGACGTCCCGACCGCGCCCATCAGAATGTGTCAGCGCCACCTTTCGAGTCACATCTACGGCGGTATCGAATCGACCTACCAGACGTGGCCAACGGAGCAGAACGTGTACGACCACTACGCATACGTCACCAACAAGAGAGACCACGCCGCCATCGCTGCGCGCTACTGGCTCTTCTCCGACGGCAGAGCCATCCGCGTTCATGCAAACAGTCCTCTCTTCATAGAGCAGAACACCGACGCGACCCTCAACAAACTGTGCTTCATTGCCGAGAACGAGTCTCCCTACCCAGAGGACCGAACAGACAACGTGCTGCAGTTCGAGCTGTGTTCGTACGAGGACCCGAGACAGGCGCACGAGCACGTCGTCCAGACGTACATGGGCAAGCCCGACGCGATCCCAGACGAACGCATGGCAACATACCCCATCTGGACAGTGACGCCTCCAGAAGACAACGTGAGGGACAGGGTCGCCAATATAATTGAGCACGGATTCGACTACAGCGTTATCGAAATATCTGACAAATGGGAAACCTGCTACGGCAGTATGACCGTCGACACGACCAAGTTCCCCGACATGCGTGCGCTCACGGACGACCTCCACGCGCTAGGGTTCTCCGTCGCGTTGTGGATGCACCCATTTATAAACGAAAATTGCGAGCCGTATTTCTCTGAGGCGCTGGCCAACGGGTACCTCGTGCAGAACAGCAGTGGCAGCACGACCACTCGCTGGTGGAGGGGATATGGCGGCGTTGTCGACTTCACCAACCCAGACGCAGCAGCTTGGTGGACGGACAAACTTTCGGTGAGTAGCTTCGCTAGCGAATCTCGTATCTATGTGACACGAATCAGCAACAAAGTATGCCTCTACTTAAATACAATAAATCCCTTCCAGAGATTCTTGCGGTTCCTGTAATccatataaaagaaaaataatatacatttttgaCTGTTCAGAAGGAATTAGAAGTACATTCTGTAAAACGCTTAGAGAAATTATGTCTTGCAAACGAACATCTAATGAGAATATATGAAAAGACTAGGTATCCGATATGGATATATCGTATGATGAGTAATTACAATATGTTGCATTTAATGTACGCCGCAGATATGCAGTAATTTTGTAGCTCACCAAGGTCGTAACTTCATTCAAGAGCATAATATAAAAGCAGAACACTTGGGACATTTATCAGTCAAGAGTATGTTGGTAGGCTTTTCATTCACTTTCTTACATACATTTTTCATCAGTTCATTAGACGTAAAATCAATCCGAATACATTCATCCGACTATAAATTTAATTATATGCAGCACTTGGTGCACAATAAATTATCTGGAACCATCAAATTTAATTTTCCTTTTAAATCCATTTctgctgtttttctgaaattatattttTTAGCTTAACTTGTCATTGTACTTTTCGTCATTTCAAATACACACTGTCGGTTGACATTGCCAGTAAGACTTTGGTGTCTTTTTCAAAACGACGAGCGAATGAGGTACCTGGTGTATCTCACAGAAATGAGAACTTAGAGACTGTTTGAATGCATTCTGACAAAAAAATGAAGATGATTGACAGAAATAAATATGTGTTAGGGAACAATGTGCTGCCGCACATGGGTGGTTTAAAACCTGAAGCTAGTTGCGAATAAACTAAATCATCCATTTAACGAAATCTGTGGCACGTTGTTTTCGATTCTTCTCGTTTGTACAAGCATCTAGTAATAACAATATGACTCCCTAGCGTAGTCCGTtactagaaatttcattattatttttaagtcATCAATCTTATGACCGGTTTAATGCTGCCCCTCCGCCAATTCTTCACCTGTGGCAACTTTTTTGATCACAGAGTAAAAGTCtgtaacctacgttctcaattagttgttgcatgtattccaatctctgccttcccctacagtttatgcctacagcccccccccccccccacccacccgccCCTGGGGCAATGAAAATTATTTCCTGATATCATAACACatttcctatcatcctttccctttttCGTATTAGTATTTACCCTTCTTCGCTGATTCCGCGGAGAACCTCTTCACACATTATCTTACAGTCCGCCTAATTTTGAGCACCTTCCTACTGCAAAACATCTTACTCATCGATTCTCTTTTTCTCCTATCTTTGTACAGTTCACGATTCACTGTCATACTGTGCTGTGCTTCGAACGTACATTCTCCGTATTTGGTCCTCAAGTTGAGGCCTACCTTTGATACTAATAAACTTCTTTTAACAAAGAATGACCTCTTTGCTCGTGCTAATTTGCTTTTTACGACTTCCTTACTTCTTCTGTCATATATTACTTTGTCTGCATGGTTGCAGAATTATTTAACTTTTCtgcttcgtggtcaccaatttctATGCTAAGGTTTCCGTTAATCTCAATTCCGCCACTGCTCTTTGCTTCTGTCTTTCATctatttacactcaatccatagtgtgtaatcattagactgtaaaTTCTAGTCAATGTTACGTAATTCTTCGCAACATTCACAGAGgataacagtgtcatcagcgaatcttttcactGATATCTTCTCACCCTAAAttctaatcccactcttgaagctttattttatttccgtcattatttcctcgatgtactgattgaacgaTACAGGCGGAGGATCGCATTCCTGTCTTAAACCCTttgtaattcgagcacttcgttcagcACTCCCTTTCGTATCGTTCCCTCCTGGTTTTGTTACATACTTAATAACAGCCCTCTTTCCCAACAGCTTACTTTTACTGTTATCAGTATTTCGAACACCATGCACAATTTTATACTGTGGCTGCATTTTTCTAGTTCCAAAAATTTTACGAAAGCTTCTTCAGTTTTTGTAAGCCTTAATCCACTACGCAGTGCAGCGTATGGAGTTACTCCCACATTTgagaaagacaaactgatcgttatctaaacgGTTTTCAGATTCCTTTAcctttcttctgtgtattgttTTTCTCAGGAACTTGGTTGCATGAGATTCCAAGACGTTTGTGGGATCGTTctcgattttagaaattcctaagGAATATTGTCTATGCCCTCGGCCTTTCTTGATCACCAGTCTTCTGAAGGTCTGTTCAACTCTGAATCTAATAGCGGAATGTGTGAGCCTTCTATGTCGACTATCGTTTTTTCTTCTGTCGCGTCATCGCACATTTTCTCCTACCTTCAacatactctttccacatatccgttgTTACCTCTTCGTTTAACAGTAGGATTCCGTTTTCAGTCTGAAAGTTGACTCCTTTgattttcattgaaaaaaaaaaagattttcacttttctatatcaCTCGTTCTGGTgaccattcctttttcgatttcttcacgttttcccACAAACCATGTCGCCTTGGCTTCACTACACTTCCTAGATTTTTCTTTCTTAATTGCGATATTTCTGTCTCAAACTGAGCATTTTTCAACTTCCTTCTTCAGCCGATGAACTGAAATTTTTCGTGTGTTACCCacagttccttcgcagttaccatACTAGTACATACGCTAGCGTATTCGATTTGTGtgagtgccctttttagagatttccataccTCTTCAAGCGAACTGCCCGCTGTTGTGTTCAGTATTGCAGTAACTGCAGCCTTAGAGAGCATTGGACGCTTCTCATCATTCTTCGGTGCCCAACTTCATTTCGCATTGATTTTTCTGGAGAATCTTTTAAACTTTAGCCTGCTCTTCATCAGTACGAGATTGTGGCCCGAGACTGTACCTGCTTGTGGCTACGCCTCACAATCCAACAACTGATTTCGGACTCTCTCTCTGACTACGATGTCCATTCCAAATATAGGCGCGTCTTCCGCCATTGCAACTTATAGCTCCCCCACCTTCCAATTTTGACCAATGTATTAGTAATTAACCTTTATTGCACAACTCAGTTTGCCTTCTTCCCCTACTACCGCATTGCAATATCCAATGATGATTACATCATCATATCTCCTTACATAATTTATCAACCGTCGGATATCCTCCCATAGTTTCTCTACCTTTGTCTCCCGCTCTGACGTCGGCTTGCATACTCTGTAGAGAACATCTCTCACGGTACGCCACTGCATTCTCAATCTCTTTCCAGGCACTTCGCAATGAGACAGGGATAGACACGTTCAGGTTCGACTACGGCGAGTCCAGCTACCTGCCGCAGCCGGCGGAGATCACGCCGGCGGAGAAGAACCCGGTGGCCATCTCGGACGAGTACTCGAGGGCGGGCGCCCAGTTCGGGCCCATGGTGACGCTGCGATCCGGCGTCGAGAGCCAGCAGCTGCCGAACTTCTTCCTCATGGACGTCGTCGACACCGCGTGGAGCGGCCAGAACGGCCTCAAGACGCTGGTGCCCAAGCTGCTGCAGCTCAGCATGGTCGGCTACCCCTTCGTGATGCCGGAGCAGGTGGGCGGCGCCGAGAACCACGGCGGCTACCCCACCTACGACCTGTACATCCGCTGGCTGCAGGCCACCACCTTCATGCCGGCTATCAGGTTCCACGTCAAGCCCTGGGACTTCGACAACGAGGTGAGTTGAGCGCTTATGTGGTGCGTGTGTCGCTCTTTATTTGTACGAGCCACGTGTAAGGGAAATATCGCATCACAGCGTTGATATGCTATGTGACGCACAAGACGTTTCACATTAAGATAAAAAACACACGTGTTTCAAAAAGAAATCTAAATCTATTTATAACTACGGTCAGATAGATAGAAATAAGGCATGTTTCGATAGAGTGGAGAAAATACCCAGGAGATTCGATTGATCAGGATCACACGAAATGTTTCACAAACGATGAGTTTCAGAAACAAATAATTCTTGGTTCCAGTCGACAGGCAATGACAACTTTAAATTTTCTATTTACTTGTGTTTTCTAGCTCTTTAGCTACTAATGGCGTAACAAAGAAAAGAGATGAGTTGGTACTCGTACTTTTTTACTTCCTTGTTTTTCCCCAGTTATGACGGTTGTATTAAACATATATGAAGGGcttgtttcaatagtggtacaagtccattacctccacttttctgtctgcagtgcttctgaaattaatgagccgaaacaaacagaaagagaggttcatctctagcaagaagcaatatgcttcaatatttctggtatctcaactgcagatttttcagagctcatttaactttaggactctgta
Proteins encoded in this region:
- the LOC126095390 gene encoding myogenesis-regulating glycosidase-like, giving the protein MWSTPTLLLLGVLLVAPAVTAAGLRTRYDEATGRVLILTDRGGQEVELGYIEVPGDELPPAPCHERRLDEESFDFGSSRVVLRRQDRAGRCFEGRLTIDVPTAPIRMCQRHLSSHIYGGIESTYQTWPTEQNVYDHYAYVTNKRDHAAIAARYWLFSDGRAIRVHANSPLFIEQNTDATLNKLCFIAENESPYPEDRTDNVLQFELCSYEDPRQAHEHVVQTYMGKPDAIPDERMATYPIWTVTPPEDNVRDRVANIIEHGFDYSVIEISDKWETCYGSMTVDTTKFPDMRALTDDLHALGFSVALWMHPFINENCEPYFSEALANGYLVQNSSGSTTTRWWRGYGGVVDFTNPDAAAWWTDKLSALRNETGIDTFRFDYGESSYLPQPAEITPAEKNPVAISDEYSRAGAQFGPMVTLRSGVESQQLPNFFLMDVVDTAWSGQNGLKTLVPKLLQLSMVGYPFVMPEQVGGAENHGGYPTYDLYIRWLQATTFMPAIRFHVKPWDFDNETLDICRNLTQLHAQYGPLIVELMKKAAEDGTPVNRPVWWVDPTDATALTIDSEYMLGDDVLVAPVVSHKAVSRDIYLPEGRWRDEVDPEHPVIQGPTWLHGYAAPLDTLPYFTRASA